In one Magallana gigas chromosome 9, xbMagGiga1.1, whole genome shotgun sequence genomic region, the following are encoded:
- the LOC136271618 gene encoding uncharacterized protein yields the protein MLYDSCDDPVWKPKRKEMLLSSSDSETDCSNKRKRKRRKPSKNKQIKKNKTVSITNKSVNETNAKINDIGKEILRSAENREAPSNISKYHIYEEQIPFEKEVILEEQSRSETVPPAQPHIDQNNELEREQSEAETQTIVDRQQIHSEKANDMETTQEPKKPRKRNPSDWERNKQKALRMQGKKYKGMTKIDGHYKFTVERPERVMKERKCSRKCQNCSSIGEEERRSIFNQFWNNMDWDQKKVYILTLVDVKGCKQRKQDEDVSRRSRSLVYHFKRNHERIPVCKSMFLLTFGIGEKTVYTWIDNANIGIPKPPTKRQIQSRAPEKVTFANDYLKQLPKMPSHYCRSSTSKQYLEPTFNSFCELYNEYVEKSKQCNKPFLSRKTFTEVFESQNLSLFSPKKDQCDICCGFETKNISEETYAKHLEMKLAARTAKEKDKERALVEDNLKVIVFDLQALLLSPLLKASSMYYKTKLGCHNFTVFDLCTKDVTCYFWHEAEGDLTANAFASCVTDYVDNLDERIEEVIMYSDGCTYQNRNAVLANALLKVSHDKKIRIVQKILEKGHTQMEVDSVHSVIERKLHNKPIYSPQNYVDIMKACRPSKPYTVRYLTHDFFKDFTSLNYYQSIRPGSKAGDPTVTDLRVLRYLPDGTIGYKLHHDGDEFLEFPRRAKLRSPADDDAVGSLYQQRIEIKAVKYAHLQELKRVIPGDYHPFYDSLPHT from the coding sequence ATGCTGTACGATAGTTGTGATGATCCAGTCTGGAAAcccaaaagaaaagaaatgctATTAAGCAGCTCAGACAGCGAAACAGATTGTAGCAATAAACGTAAAAGAAAGAGAAGAAAACCGTCTAAAAACAAGCAgatcaagaaaaacaaaactgttaGTATCACGAACAAATCAGTCAATGAGACAAATgcaaaaatcaatgatattggTAAGGAAATCTTGAGATCTGCTGAAAATCGAGAGGCTCCAagtaacatttcaaaatatcacatttacGAAGAACAGATTCCGTTTGAAAAAGAAGTGATTCTTGAGGAGCAGAGTCGATCAGAAACTGTACCTCCTGCACAACCGCACATTGACCAAAACAACGAGTTGGAACGCGAACAATCAGAAGCTGAAACTCAGACTATTGTTGATAGACAACAAATTCATTCAGAGAAGGCCAATGACATGGAAACCACACAGGAACCCAAGAAACCTAGAAAAAGAAACCCATCAGATTGGgagagaaataaacaaaaagcatTACGAATGCAAGGTAAAAAGTATAAAGGGATGACGAAAATTGACGGTCACTACAAATTTACAGTGGAGAGACCAGAAAGAGTGATGAAAGAAAGAAAGTGCTCAAGAAAATGCCAGAACTGTTCTTCGATAGGCGAGGAAGAAAGAAGAAGCATTTTTAACCAATTCTGGAACAATATGGACTGGGATCAGAAAAAAGTCTACATCTTAACGTTGGTGGATGTGAAAGGTTGTAAACAGAGAAAGCAAGATGAAGATGTTAGCAGGCGTTCTAGATCTCTAGTTTACCATTTCAAACGAAACCATGAAAGGATTCCAGTTTGCAAATCCATGTTTCTGCTTACCTTTGGCATTGGCGAAAAGACTGTTTATACCTGGATTGATAATGCTAATATAGGAATTCCTAAGCCACCCACCAAACGACAGATACAAAGTCGAGCTCCAGAAAAGGTTACTTTTGCAAATGATTATTTGAAACAACTTCCAAAGATGCCATCACATTATTGCAGATCGTCTACCTCGAAACAATATTTGGAACCAACTTTTAACTCCTTTTGTGAACTCTACAATGAATACGTTGAAAAGTCTAAACAATGTAACAAACCATTCCTGTCAAGGAAAACGTTTACGGAAGTGTTTGAAAGCCAGAATCTCTCTTTATTCAGTCCTAAGAAGGATCAGTGTGATATATGTTGTGGCTTTGAGACCAAAAATATATCAGAAGAGACCTACGCGAAACATTTAGAGATGAAGTTGGCAGCACGCACAgcaaaagaaaaagataaagaaaGGGCACTTGTAGAGGACAATCTGAAAGTAATTGTGTTTGATTTGCAGGCCCTGCTTCTTTCCCCTTTGTTGAAAGCAAGCTCTATGTATTACAAGACGAAATTGGGTTGTCACAATTTCACAGTATTTGATTTGTGTACAAAAGATGTGACATGCTACTTTTGGCATGAAGCGGAGGGCGATTTAACAGCAAATGCATTTGCCTCATGTGTAACTGATTATGTAGATAATCTTGATGAAAGAATCGAAGAAGTCATCATGTATAGTGATGGATGCACTTATCAAAATAGGAATGCTGTGTTAGCTAATGCCTTGTTAAAAGTAtcacatgataaaaaaattcgCATTGTTCagaagattttggaaaaaggACACACGCAGATGGAGGTGGACAGTGTTCATAGTGTAATTGAGAGGAAACTCCACAACAAACCGATCTATAGTCCACAAAATTATGTCGACATCATGAAGGCATGTAGACCATCTAAGCCATATACCGTGCGGTATTTGACACATGATTTCTTCAAAGATTTCACTTCCTTAAATTACTACCAGTCGATTCGCCCTGGAAGCAAAGCTGGCGATCCTACCGTTACCGATCTCAGGGTGTTGAGATACTTACCTGATGGTACAATTGGATACAAGTTGCATCATGACGGGGATGAGTTTTTGGAGTTTCCAAGACGGGCTAAGCTTCGTTCACCTGCAGATGATGATGCTGTTGGAAGTTTATATCAGCAACGGATTGAAATCAAAGCAGTAAAATATGCCCATCTTCAAGAGTTGAAAAGGGTTATTCCTGGCGATTATCACCCTTTTTATGACAGTTTGCCACACACATGA